The following proteins are co-located in the Acanthochromis polyacanthus isolate Apoly-LR-REF ecotype Palm Island chromosome 7, KAUST_Apoly_ChrSc, whole genome shotgun sequence genome:
- the LOC127534838 gene encoding foot protein 1 variant 1-like, producing the protein MQLQLHYSGEQSSRKETPEGNTGWKETPDGRKHRKETPEGNTGRKHWKETLEGNTGRKHRMEGNTGWKDQKETPDGRKHRMETPEGNTGWKDRMEGKTGWKERPDGRKDRMEGNTGWKETPDGRKHRKEGNTGRKHRMEGNTGWKHQKETPDGKTGWKERPDGRKDRMEGNTGWKETPEGRKHRMEGNTGWKETPDRNTEWKETPEENTGWKETPDGRKHRKEGNTGWKHRMEGNTGWKHRMEGNTGWKETPDGNTGWKHRKETPDGNTGWKETPDGRKHRMETPDGNTGWKHRMETPDGGKHRMETPDGWKHRMEGNTGRKETPDGNTGWKHRKEGNTGWKHRMETPDGRKHRKEGNTGWKETPDGRKHRMEGNTGWKETPEGNTGWKETPEGKKHRMETPDGWKHRMEGNTGRKETPDGRKHRKETPDGWKHRMEGNTGWKETPEGNTGWKETPDGREHRMEGNTGWKETPDGNTGWKETPDGRKHRMEGNTVWKHRKEGNTGWKHRKETPEGNTGRKHRMETPDGRKHRMEGNTGWKHRMEGNTGWKHRMETPDGRKHRKEGNIGWKHQMEGNTGWMETLDGRKHRMEGNTGWKETPDGRKHRMDGNTGRKHRKETPDGNTGEK; encoded by the coding sequence ATGCAGCTCCAGCTTCATTATTCAGGAGAGCAGAGCAGCCGGAAGGAAACACCGGAAGGAAACACCGGATGGAAGGAAACACCGGATGGAAGGAAACACCGGAAGGAAACACCGGAAGGAAACACTGGAAGGAAACACTGGAAGGAAACACTGGAAGGAAACACCGGAAGGAAACACCGGATGGAAGGAAACACCGGATGGAAAGACCAGAAGGAAACACCGGATGGAAGGAAACACCGGATGGAAACACCAGAAGGAAACACCGGATGGAAAGACCGGATGGAAGGAAAGACCGGATGGAAGGAAAGACCGGATGGAAGGAAAGACCGGATGGAAGGAAACACCGGATGGAAGGAAACACCGGATGGAAGGAAACACCGGAAGGAAGGAAACACCGGAAGGAAACACCGGATGGAAGGAAACACCGGATGGAAACACCAGAAGGAAACACCGGATGGAAAGACCGGATGGAAGGAAAGACCGGATGGAAGGAAAGACCGGATGGAAGGAAACACCGGATGGAAGGAAACACCGGAAGGAAGGAAACACCGGATGGAAGGAAACACCGGATGGAAGGAAACACCGGATAGAAACACCGAATGGAAGGAAACACCGGAAGAAAACACCGGATGGAAGGAAACACCGGATGGAAGGAAACACCGGAAGGAAGGAAACACCGGATGGAAACACCGGATGGAAGGAAACACCGGATGGAAACACCGGATGGAAGGAAACACCGGATGGAAGGAAACACCGGATGGAAACACCGGATGGAAACACCGGAAGGAAACACCGGATGGAAACACCGGATGGAAGGAAACACCGGATGGAAGGAAACACCGGATGGAAACACCGGATGGAAACACCGGATGGAAACACCGGATGGAAACACCGGATGGAGGGAAACACCGGATGGAAACACCAGATGGATGGAAACACCGGATGGAAGGAAACACCGGAAGGAAGGAAACACCGGATGGAAACACCGGATGGAAACACCGGAAGGAAGGAAACACCGGATGGAAACACCGGATGGAAACACCGGATGGAAGGAAACACCGGAAGGAAGGAAACACCGGATGGAAGGAAACACCGGATGGAAGGAAACACCGGATGGAAGGAAACACCGGATGGAAGGAAACACCGGAAGGAAACACCGGATGGAAGGAAACACCGGAAGGAAAGAAACACCGGATGGAAACACCGGATGGATGGAAACACCGGATGGAAGGAAACACCGGAAGGAAGGAAACACCGGATGGAAGGAAACACCGGAAGGAAACACCGGATGGATGGAAACACCGGATGGAAGGAAACACCGGATGGAAGGAAACACCGGAAGGAAACACCGGATGGAAGGAAACACCGGATGGAAGGGAACACCGGATGGAAGGAAACACCGGATGGAAGGAAACACCGGATGGAAACACCGGATGGAAGGAAACACCGGATGGAAGGAAACACCGGATGGAAGGAAACACCGTATGGAAACACCGGAAGGAAGGAAACACCGGATGGAAACACCGGAAGGAAACACCGGAAGGAAACACCGGAAGGAAACACCGGATGGAAACACCGGATGGAAGGAAACACCGGATGGAAGGAAACACCGGATGGAAACACCGGATGGAAGGAAACACCGGATGGAAACACCGGATGGAAACACCGGATGGAAGGAAACACCGGAAGGAAGGAAACATCGGATGGAAACACCAGATGGAAGGAAACACCGGATGGATGGAAACactggatggaaggaaacacCGGATGGAAGGAAACACCGGATGGAAGGAAACACCGGATGGAAGGAAACACCGGATGGATGGAAACACCGGAAGGAAACACCGGAAGGAAACACCGGATGGAAACACCGGAGAAaaatga